The Notolabrus celidotus isolate fNotCel1 chromosome 6, fNotCel1.pri, whole genome shotgun sequence nucleotide sequence CTTGTGCAacacagaagaaacagaaaaatgcacTGTGACACCTTGGAATCAGATTATAACCAGATTAAAGCCTTTTTATGTTTGACAAACCTGAACACTGCAACCTGTTCTGCAAACACATCCTGGTGCTGTGTGTTTTCAGCGTGAGAAAGGCAACAATGATGAGAGCAATTAAAGACGTGAAGAAACAATTATACTCGTGTTAGTCTGAAAGGGATTAAGATGTTCCCGCGTTTGTAACTTTCAATTGGATGGAGGCCTTGTGTTTGGTCTTCCTAGTGCCAGCAAACCTCAGTGATGAGCACTCTTCAGCTGTGATGAAGGATCCAGGAACGCAGAGGTTACCAATGGCTGCTAATTAACCTCGCATTGTGTCTgctaacaaagaaacaaaggaacaaAGTGGAATTTCAATGCAGGAGCTTATAACAATCACAATGAGCGCCGTGCCGGATCATGCACTTGATAGGGATTTTCACACTGGCCACGACAACATGAGATCAGATCAAAGACACAGATGAAGTTACATTAACAGAACAATGATGGGTTTTTGTGATGCAGCAACAAGAAGCCATCTGGGGCCTGCTCGCAGAGAGGAAATGGCTACAAGTGTGCAGCTAGACTGAAACGTTGTCCTCTTTTCTGCAACTTCTGCAAGATTGTAATTGTGAGAAGTTTATTGCAGCTTTGTTCTGTCCGTGAGGAGGTAGCATCCTTCCTCAAACACATTCAGACAAAGAGGAAACGGGGCTGTGTGTTCTTTCGCTGGTTATTGTTGCCTCTTGTTTCTGTCCCACCGGCTGAATGGCAATTACTGCCGACTTCCTATCCAGCAAGGAGCCCGGGCCCCACTGAGGGTGCCCTGACCCTGCGGTATCCAGAGGGGGGGAGAGACAGAAGCTGTCAAAACTCACACCTCTCTCGGGAGtgctcctccagctgctgccCCACGGGGCTCTCGCTGCACGATCCTGCTAATCAGCtccatctcatctctctggaagGAGTTGGCCCCCGAGTGGATGCAGGCCCTCCCTGTTCTCACCTCTGCTATCTGGTGCACCTttgaagtcctgtgtaagtgtTAGTTTATGGCTGCAGAGGGGACGATAAGATCCAGAGGAGAGGTGATAAATGAGCTTTTCGTCCCACATTTAAAAGGGGAAATAGCAGGCTGCTAAAACCCACAGATTCTGTTACAGTTGTAGCACCTAAGAGCTAACGCACTTGAGAACAGAAAACATTGCGGTGTCAAACCTGTTAAGTGCCTTCATTAAAGCTGCTTGTTTGTATTTAGCAGGCTTCCCATGTTGAGGTTTGACATTTGGCTGCACTGGAGCTCTGGGACTCTATTCTATAAGGGACTCATTCCAAAATTCACCAGTCACACTGATTTCCAAGACTAGACGGGACAAGCAGACACTCAGAACACGCCCTTCACAGACATGCAAAATTAAACACAGGGGAATCATCTGCAAATTACACGAAGGAATATGATCCAGACCTAGCCAAACCTTTAAGATTCCAACCATTTTCTGAGCCCACTTTGACTGTGAATGTAAGCAGGAGAAAATGTGAGTCAGCTGTCAGATATAATGGCTGCAGGTTGAGTTTGACAGGGCTGGAGCCTGAAGTTTGATGAATCTGTTGCTTATCTGTCTCGCCTTGTCTCAACCCGCCCAACACTCTTTCTCACCAATAACAAGAGATCCATCTGCAGAGGCGGCAAGTAGGGTTGCATCACGTGTTGTTAAGTTGAAATTGATAGCGATGTAACACCAGGGTCAAAATTGTATGAAACTcccctggaaaaaaaatcacaccacaTGTAGAATGTCAATTACAGTCAAGTCAGTTTTGTTAACACAGCTGAAATCACAGATTGTTCTCTAAAGGGCTTCACGAAAAGTCACCCTCTCTCCTACGACACCCAAAAATTGAGAAAAACAGGGATTTAGAAGCACAGAGGAGGATTCTGTTTGTATTTCTACTTAAATGACACTGGAAAAAAAGATTCTGGAGATTCCTGGATGTGATTTCCGTATTTATTAGAACCTTGTTTTGCTGCTGAAATGTCAGAGCAGCTCTCATTTGCACCTCACTCACACCCTGTCTGTGACAATATGCATCCTTATCTTGAATAACAATTATCACCCCGTTTCCTGGAACCATTAGATCTTTTTGACGCCTACTTCCATTAGAGAGCTTAAATTTCACAGCTCAAGAATACACTGAAAACGCAACACTTGATGATATATTTTACCTCATTTCTCTGAATACAACCTGTGAACCTTTAACCCcctccctaaaaaaaaaaaactttcctcATACTTTCTCAAACAGGATCTATGGCTTGCTGTAACTTCCACGCAGCCACTGTCTGCTACAGCTCGCTGGAATTTGTGCCGCTGCCACCCGCTGACATAATTTGTTTCACAGTCACCACCCAGCAGCATGAATCAGATGTTGACACTCTAATTTCATGCACACATGGGTGTTTGGCTGAGCCAGCCttgaatgctgctgctgcattccCCTGCCTGTCCCTGCAGCTGCCCACTATACCTGACCTTTAACCCCCCCGACACGGTCATGTAATGTATTTAACCTGAGAGTCACAGATTATGACTGATGAGTTAACCACACAGTGTTATAACAATGATGTGGCATATTACTCCTACATGGTGCTTCATTTTTCAGGGTTTCACACTAAACTGAGTGATTTCTGCTAAAATGTTCAACATCtaagattttatttaaaaaaaatgtttgatttgtaaaataaagatgtctaaaaataatcatttttacTCAGTAGCTCCTTCCCTCGCCTAGAGGACAGCACCATTTTCTGTCTATTTAGCactaaaataaatctgtttaccaTAGCCCATAGCTCCatctaaaaatatttgtttaactttgttgtttttctaaaaaaaaaaaaaagaagactacATGTACTCACAGGAAGTAATCAAATATAGCCACTGGCCATGTTTCAAAATGTCAGGGGCTTGTCAGGGATTGACACATTTGCAGAGTATAATTAATGCAGGTTTTGTCTATCGTTGATTAtttggcttcttcttcttcttcttcttcttcttcttcttctacctcTAAAAATCAGCGCTGACGGTCTGCTACCTTTCGCTGTGTCCTCATTCTGTCAGTTTAAAGGGCCGACAGAAACTATTTTCAACACTGGTGACCAGCAGGAGAACTGTAAACACacgtaaaaatgtgtttaaaaaatgaaataataaaaaggaagTGTTGCTCATTCCCGATACCTCTCCCTCACCCACAAACCTGACAGCTCCTCTTCTGAGTGGGCATAAATCCACAAGATAAACTCATAAACAAATAAGTTGTTTGTGTGCAGTGGAGGCCAGATAACAcccatgtgtttatttatttatttattttatgaaacaCTTGCTTCCTCTTGACAAATATCCCAACAATAAACACACAGTAAATAACAGCAGCCTGTCCGTATCACTTCCCTACTTGAGGTTAAGTTGAGTTTATTGCGGAGGCCACTGCCTGCATGCATTAAGCAAATCATAAATTATACATGCTAATTACCCAGGGCCTCCACtttaatgaattattttaattaaactaCAACATTGAGGGTTTGCATGTGGTCTATATTTCATCCCCTGCCTGAGATGACCTTCTTCTTTGTCTAAGTGGGACATAGTGGAGAGAACAAGGACAGTGTAGACGTGGATCATACAACTAGGTTCATGTTGATGCTTTTCAGAATTGAGGAGACCAATGTCTGAGGAAGCAACAACAGGTTAAACTTTAATACAGGAGTAGAAAAAATCTAGATAAAATGAAAGACTGAGCATCATAAATAAGTCTGAGATTTTGTGTGCACTTTTTCGATTTTCAAAGTTGTTCAATTTACAGAGAATAAAAATTGTTGAcagtatttttttcaatttcataaGTGTCCGGTGTTGGACATTTCTCAGTGTCCATCTTTGGAAGgggttttcttctttctttcttccacttGTTACATGGTTTTGGTGCCAGTGACACTTTACCCCTTCTAGGGGTTAGATTATATTGCATTGTTAAAAATTTAGGATTTACATCCTACAACTTTATTTCCATGTAATAGAACTTAGTGCCAGCCAAACACGCCTATTAAATTTCCTTGACTGACTTCTCAACATTGTTGTGCAAGATGTTAAGATAGTCTTGCTAAATCAATCACATATGATTTGGATTTAGAGAAATAACTGCATGAGATTTgacaatgacatttttttataattgcAATAATCAATTTAAATATTGCATTTATGCTCCAAAGCAGATTTCATACATTAAGAGAAACTTTTTTggttatatttttacatttcacattGTAGGACACCTTTAAAAGGAATTACTTcttttaccaaaaaaaaaaaaccccattaTTTTATAGTGTATATTACATTTGTACACAAAACAGGTAAAATTATACCAAACAGGACAAAGTTATGCTCACTGAAACGCCATCTAGAATTTTGACTACAAGGgaaaaaatgtagatgtatgaATGTATTGTTAATACAggcctatgttttttttatatatatatcttatagccttgtatttattattatgtgGAACAGGTGGATTTCAGCTACTTAAATAATTAAGAattaaatgtgtattattttttacagaATTTGTCAAATGTGTAATTGTAACGACCAaccagaaaaaaattaaatgcgTTTTAAGATAAAAGCTTTTACTCTGGCCTGGCAGTATCAGTGCCTTGAATCTTCCAGAGTCAGAAttaatgtaacacacacacacacacacacacacacacacacacatacacacacacacacacacacacacacacacacacacacacaaacgccaCAAAGtggggaggaaagaaaaaaaaactaacactGTTGTCCAAACAGTCCGTGGGGGAGGGGTGGATTTAAATTCCAAAAGGGTCTTGCAGCTCGTTTCCTAGTTCCCCAGTCAGCAATGTGTTTGTGAAAAATCAGTCTTTTTGTCTCGCTGAAAAAAGGCTAAATCTACATTGGTGGCCCAGTCTAACTTTGCTATTCTTTGCACTTTCAATTCAGCTGAATGAGGGAGAATGAAGTGGCCCGAGAGCCTTTATTTGATCTACTCGATTGCATAAAGTGACGGAATCctaatgtatttgtttaataCCCCGAGATGGACCAGTGCTTTCTATAGGAGAGGCAAATAAAGCCAGGATTTGATTCGGGGCGTTTCGAGCCAAATCGAATCAAATcaagaaaaatgttttacacCTTCGTTTTTGCAGAAGCTCATCCGCGTTTATTTATAAACCTGTTGCACTGAGTTCCCTCGCAAAATAAAATCGAAACAGCCTTTGCAATCAtgacaggaaaaataaaacGCACCTCTTCGGGTATTTAGCCATTCTTAAAAAAcgcaacaaaataaaagagtttgcattttctgtaaatgtttgttgttagtATTAATTGTGTTTAGGCAGCAGCTTGATGAATGAGCTCAGTTGTCTGCGCTGGGAGCATGGCATCGCAGCTCCATGCATCCTAATGCATTGCACGATCATTCCTCTGTACACACACTGCAGTTCTGCAAAGCAAATACTGAGATATCAAACAGGGCTgagacattattattattgctactactattatcattattattagaagtatcatttttaatattattattattaattatttaaggTGCTATCTGGAAAacatttattcctttttaaaaataacttcGCTTAATTTGttcaaataataacaatatcatCAGGACCAACATTAATGTACGACTTGCCTTTGATTGactctgcagaaacatttttgattgtttacttcacttttaatgagaaaataattcGATGACCAGCTTATTTTTCCAATTCATTGCAGACTGTTTGCACACTTTTCCAAAGCACGCATgcttgcaaaaacaaaaagaaaacaaacataaacaaaccaacaacaataacagcaacagTAACAACACAAATTGTTTTGTAGAATGCATGCTTTTatacctaaaaaaaacaaaagtacaaATTTACAGCATCTGATACACATGGTCACCACAGCCTTTTAAATTAAACGCTTCACAGAACTTTTTCTGGAAAATAGATATCTAAAACATAAAACTAAAAAGTGCATTTTACAACATTTCAGTATCACTTATTTGCAATATTCACATCTTGCATTTTGAGAACGTCTCACAATACTTGTATCCATTGAGAAAAGATTTGAGCTTGCTCTCTTATTTTTTGTACAGGGATGTAAGAACAAATCTAAATCATAATCCTATTTGGTTTCTCCTCCTTTATGGTTCCATtattaaaagcaaacagaaacacagagccaCCGCCTCGTTATTTCACAGTGGTCTCACAGAAACGGTGCaaaagatttgttgtttttttttatcaaaatgacacaaaaaaagaaaatctgtcaCGAGAACTGAAGTGAAGAGTGGATGGTGCCAAAACAAACTTCCCATCTGTGGCTCCACTTCCACTGTCACATGTcacaacaaactgaaaaataGTACTAtcaaataatttatattttcaagAGCAATACTTCTCTGTGCGATTCTGTGCTGGACTTCAAtgacacaattttttttaaagcgaCACAttcaacacatacacaaataaatcGATATGCAACTGCAACTCGCCTGATAGTTTCCGACGACAGAAAATATAAActttgggatcaataaagaggGCCTGGGAGCCAGCCagtagttcttttttttttttttttaataataatgggACAGTCAATGTGGTCAGTGCACAGCCACAGACTGCAGCGTGGACGGGCTCGTCAGAGTCTCACTCGGGGTCGCGGGGCTGCTTTGGCTGGTCGCTGTCTGTGGGGAAGTCGGGCTCAGAGACTGCGGAGAGTTTGATAGAAACGCGGGGATGTGTGGAGGTAACGCCGAGAAACCCATGGAGGTCGGAGTGGGCTTGATGGGTACCGGGATAGCGGGTAAAGACTGTCCCCCGTGGCACAGAGATTTGATGGGCATACCGTATGCGCTGTAGTCGCTGCCCGCCATGGAGATTGGGGCAGCCGTGTCAATCACGCTGGTGTTGTACATGTGGGGCCATGCTGTGGTCAGCTGGTTATGCAGCGGGTAACCAGCAGACATGGACTGCATGGTGGAGAAGGCCAGGCTTCCTGGGACCTTGTACTCTCTGGCGATGATGTTCTCGATGGCGAAAGGATGCTTGAAAGTTGACGTCTGAGTCACTCCCAGGTTGTAGGTTGACATCTGGGGCAGGTGCGTGCCGGTGGCTGCCAGGGCGCTCAGCCTCAGCTTGGCTTGCTGCTGGAGGTAATGAGCAGCTTCCGACTGCTTACTGGGAGCCAAGTGGTCGGACGCTCCCAACACTTTGAACCTTTTGCGGCGTCTCAGGAAACTTCCATTCTCAAACATGTCCCCACAGCTGGGGTGCAAAGCCCAGAAGCTGCCCTTACCTGGCTGATCCGGGCGCCGCGGGATTTTAATGAAACAGTCGTTGAAGGAGAGGTTGTGGCGCAGGGAGTTCTGCCACCGCTGAGTGTTTTCTCTGTAGTAGGGGAATCTATCCATGATGAACTTGTAAATTTCACTGAGGGGCAGCATCTTCTCCGGGCAGCTCTGGATCGCCATGGCAGTGAGGGAGATGTAGGAGTAAGGAGGCTTCTGGTCGCTGTACGTGTTTCTCCCCGGACGAGGCATCCTCGATATTTtcagaaaatcaataaaaagtagTCCCTCTTTAATTCCTCAGCGAAGGCTTGCCGCTCTTCATGAGAACAACCGCTGAGGAAAGTTTAAAAGCAGGCAAAAGCTGGGGTTGCGTCGTGCGTAAAAGAGTCAGGTTGTGCGTCTGTGTGCGCTGTGCTGGCTCGCGGGCGGTGCGCATTTATGGAGTGACGGCTGCTGTAAGTCTCTCTCGCAGAGTAAGTCAGCTTGTCCCGCTAGCGAAGCTGAATAGACTTCATTTGGCGTCCTCTGTAAGACGAGCTAAGTGGCTGCCTCCATGGCCTTCCTCTAACCATCTGATAGTTTTATGTAGTGACATGAGCAGAAAAGACCCCTGTAGAGGCGCTCCATTAATGTGCCACCTCTTTGCTATCACATGACAATCGccatgggaggaggagggggagaagggggggggggggctgggaGGAAGGCATAATCTGGTTTCATTTACACCTATTTACATGGACACCTTGGGCCAATGAAAATCATTTCCATTTGAAGACAGAAAAGGGGTGAAAAGGCTCGGCAACCGGAATTGAACTGCGATGGCACTCAGTGTGAAGGTATGCGCTAATGCTTCTTCAGTGGACTTTACGGTAACGATTCAGGAGTAGATATGGACGTGAAGAGACGTGAAAATGATTTGTAATTTGACGATATCtgttgtaaaattgtctctTTACTATATGCGTTTTGTAAAGGCGAATTTGTTACTTGCGCCATAAACTGAAGTAATTAATGTTCTTGTTTGTGCATTGCATCTTGTTGTGTGTTTAGAGAACAGATTCCAAAACTGTCTTGCATGCTGCAAaccgattttttttttaacgtggaagttaatgaataaaaaataatccagTTTTTAAGCAGATATAAGAAAATCTGTATTCTTGATCACATCACTTTGTTGACGGAATGCACTACAAAATAATTCTCCATGAGCATGTGTTACTGAGAAGACTGATTCGGCCCTGAGCTCAGCAGAGGAAGCAACAATatgaaaacatcaacacaatGCAAACACCGTTATCCAAACTGAAACTTCATGAGGCGACAAGTCCATTGTGTTTATGTAAAGAAGATTCCAGAGTACTTcacaaatgcaaataaacccTTGAAGATGGTGTTTtgaaaactgtataaaatatccATAAGTCAATTATATGAATGTGAAAACCAAATGGGAAGCCTATTTTGAGCTATTGCTATTCAAGCTTTTGGCCAGGGCCACCTTTCCGCTTGGATGGTTTGCAATGCCAGggaccacacacacgcaccacgCAGATTTGCTCATAATTTATGCTAATTTCCCCCCATAAATCCACAATGCACCCCATCACCAGTCTGACGGATTACGAAAGGAATCGCATTGCGGGGGGACAGCGAGCTATTTTCACCCAGAAAGCAGGagcaggctgcagagaggagaccGTAATGCTGCATGAAAACTgttaaacaaaatcagagtagagaaaaggaaaagaggcaatttttattgtttattcttCTCAATGTTCAAATAACTTTACAACTAATATGGTTTAATACTCCAGAAAAAAGTCAGTTCATTTGGTTTTAATTTCAAGTGTCTAAAACTTGCGTGCAGTGTCGCTTTTTGTCAGTGCAAAGTGCCTTTTAACACCTGTCATCTCACATTAATGTTCAGCTCAAAAGGTTTAGTCCAAAAGGAAGTGGCCCAGTCGAcccatctcacacacacactgcggaTAATGACAACACACTGCCAAGTGCCAAACATCTTCTGACATCCAGCCTtttcatccgtccatccattcaTTGAAAACTTATTGTATGATTGGCTCTCACTCAGATTAATACAAGCAGGAAGAATCAGTCTAAATTTGTGGCTGACAGGATTTCTTATGTGAATTATGATTGTGAAATCTGAGGAATGAAGGGTGTTGGAATGGCACAGCTGACGCGCTATTTTACGCACGATTCCAAAGTTACTTTTTCTTCTTGAAATAACATTAAGGAAGagtttttctgtttctccttAGCAACTTTTTTTTCGAAAACAAGTTTGCGTGTTGCAAGTTAACCGGCACTTGCATTAACCAGCCTCAAAGCAGCAGTAAGagtatttttttcactctccTCTCACATACAGACGGTGTGGCTTTTTGAGCTGCAGGGTTATGGGATATTGGTAGGCCCTTTTGTCCCTGTCCAATGCACACAGTGAAAATACCACCATGACTCTGAATCTGAATAGGGGTTTTTAGCTGCTCCCAAACTCCGGAGTTCAAGCAGCAGTAGATCAAGTCTGCACTATGTTTGGTCATTTGTAGAAGCGCGAACAAAGGTTGGGATAAGCCAAATTGCATTGCACTTGTGAACCGTGCCTCAGCCTGAAGTATCCTTTATAACACGAGGGGGGACCAAGAACAATTTTGtgtgagctttaaaaaaaagaagaggagcgAAAACAAAGGGCACTTTCTGAAACATCTTAAAGTAGAGTAGTGAGGCGTGACATTCCCAGGGTGACGAGACACAAAAGCTGAGGTCATGGGGATGAAAAAGAGAATCAAACAGCCACTTTCACACGTCTGCCCTCCACTGCTGCGCCCCCACGACACAATAGGAAACAAATGTTGTTAAAAGAGGATCGATGCCATTCAGCCTAAAGCAGCGAATGATAGCCAAACAATATTGTCACAGTGAATCGAGTTGAGATCTGCTGCCACCCAGACCTgcggagggaaaaaaaatctgcctttcagGGAGCGATTAAGAGAAAGTTAAAACGGCGGGTGATGCCTATTATCACACACGGAAACATATAATCTAAGGGTGAACTAACGTTTTTAAAAGGAGATTATAAACAGACTAATAACTAAGGGAAGAAAACCCTCCAGATCAAAATGTTAATTCCGTTTTTTCAAGTCTGCGTTTACTTTTctaaccattttttttttttttttttttgcgattTCAAAATGTATAAAGCTTGagtatttttcattattatggCAGATTATTGACTGGATATGTGAATGACGACTAGAGGCAATGCATGtaggtaataaataataatctatacattttcaaaccatTGCCAGAGGTGTTCAAGTGCGGATTTTTTAAGACAAACATTTACAATCACAGTGAATAAAGGGTACAAATTACCACACTTTTTCTagttgaattatttttaatttatgtcGCGAGGGTTATCCTTCAGATTCGGAGGGATCTGTTATCTACCTGGCCTCTTCATGCGTTAAATACGTCAAACACAGCAGGTATGGTATGTGGTTTGTTGTCTGCTGTAGACTCTAAAAAGCAGCCAATAGGCCTGCGCGCGGGCGCTGCTAATGAAGTCCGCGGTGGTTTCAGCCCCCAGAGATGCTTTACGGTGCAATTAAGGACGCGCTGATGAGAAGGTATGAATATTCAGCAGAGTGACAATTAATTAGCAGACAGAGGGCTCTCACCGCAGCCTCCTCAATGGCAAATTTAGCCGATATGACGGGATACGCACACTTGCTTCAAGGCCAACTTCACAAGGCAGTCCTCTTAGAAAAATATTTCTATaacagaaaaaagaataaagcatTATATGAACTGCCTTGAAATAAAACGTGAAAATTACAACACAATAgacattattatttatcttatcaAAGAGCTGGATTACAGCCCTCCCATCAGCCCCCTCCATTAGCTGTGTCTCGTGACATCAGAGGGAGTACCTGCAATAAGACCTCAGGGCATTTACAACATATGCTCGGATTATGCTTAATGGTCTAATTACATAAATTAGGCATTCATTATACGGCACATCATCTGTAACAGATATCTCAATTGTGCAAGAGGCGGGAACTTGCAATTCAATTTGTCTGTGAATCCTTTCATCCAATTAAACAACAAAAGACTATAAGACAaaaatgaatgtttgtgttttttatgcaaCACACTCGGGGATTTTTCtatttgctttttttaatttaatttaatttggaaaataaattttatttggttttttttccCACCAGCAGTAGTTTCACTCTGTGACCATCAGATGGGGACAGGTTCAAGAGTCTAAATAATATCTATACATATAcatctatatttatatctataCATCATACATTAAGTCAGTTAATgactgacttttattttgaagggcaaAACTGAAAATTGTGGACAAAATAAAAACGCTATAATTTTTTTCCTGCACTTGAAGTCTATCTATTATTTAAAAGGTATAGGATGTAAATagctgacttttattttgaaaggcttATATGACAAACTTGCAGATTAAGAGAAACACATTTCTCCatcaatctgcaatgatgaataTTTGTCTGTACGTACACGTGCATGTCTGCAtcagaacagtgtgtgtgtgtgtgtgtgtgtgtttgtgtgtgtgtgtgtgtgtctctgtgtgtgtttgtgtgtgtgtgtctgtgagtgtgtgagtgtgtctgtgtgtctgtgtgactgaGTGTAGGAGGGTGTCCCAGTTCATTGACTCCATATGGTGGGAAACAGCAGGACTGATGAGAGCACTACCTGAGGTCCGTGTTTGTGCTGTGGACTGTAACCACAACAGAGGCCCCTGACCTGCTGCATAATTCATTACAGACAAGACAGTGCTGCTCACACTCTCATTTCATCATTTAGCTTTTGGTGACAGATGACTCGGTGACGACAAATCATCCTGTTAAACTACACACGGCGCTCATAGCCGGCTGACAGATACAAAGAGGAAGGGGGCAAAGAGCGAGGAGAAAGTGGCTACAAAGATGGGCAGAAGAtgatgagagatgagagaggaaaacagaataACAATAAGAGAGAATCCAATTCAATATTGAAATGAAAGTGCAAAAGGCCCTCACTACTGCTATACTACTACACTATATATTAAAGGATAATGAGCTAGTTTCATATGAACAATAATCATGGAAATTCTGTGTCtgtatatattgatgaaaa carries:
- the foxb1a gene encoding forkhead box protein B1a, producing the protein MPRPGRNTYSDQKPPYSYISLTAMAIQSCPEKMLPLSEIYKFIMDRFPYYRENTQRWQNSLRHNLSFNDCFIKIPRRPDQPGKGSFWALHPSCGDMFENGSFLRRRKRFKVLGASDHLAPSKQSEAAHYLQQQAKLRLSALAATGTHLPQMSTYNLGVTQTSTFKHPFAIENIIAREYKVPGSLAFSTMQSMSAGYPLHNQLTTAWPHMYNTSVIDTAAPISMAGSDYSAYGMPIKSLCHGGQSLPAIPVPIKPTPTSMGFSALPPHIPAFLSNSPQSLSPTSPQTATSQSSPATPSETLTSPSTLQSVAVH